In one window of Maribacter sp. BPC-D8 DNA:
- a CDS encoding aldo/keto reductase: MYNNYSEDLMKYRRFGRTDWQVSEVGYGMWGMAGWTASDDAQSAKSLDLAVENGVNFFDTAWGYGEGHSEELLGELVKRHPSKKLYTASKIPPKNFQWPAKPEYAFEDSYPTAHIMEYTHKTLKNLGLEQIDLMQFHTWDDVWSDREEWQRAIEDLKTSGKVAAMGISMNRWEPENGIITLKTGLLDAVQVIYNIFDQAPIDTLFPLCKALDIATIARVPFDEGTLTGTMTKETTFPEGDWRGTYFVPENLISSVEHADALRPLIPEGMTMAEMALRFILMNDNVGTTIPGMRKQRNVLANTATSDGKLLSNELYEELKKHRWDRVPTSWSQ, encoded by the coding sequence ATGTATAATAATTATAGTGAAGATTTAATGAAATACAGAAGATTCGGACGTACAGATTGGCAAGTAAGTGAAGTAGGATACGGAATGTGGGGAATGGCTGGTTGGACGGCTAGTGACGATGCTCAATCTGCAAAATCTTTGGACTTGGCAGTTGAAAACGGAGTCAATTTCTTTGATACCGCTTGGGGTTATGGAGAAGGTCATAGTGAGGAGTTGCTTGGTGAGTTGGTAAAAAGACATCCTTCGAAAAAGTTATATACAGCAAGTAAAATTCCGCCAAAAAACTTTCAATGGCCAGCAAAACCAGAATATGCTTTTGAAGACTCTTATCCGACAGCGCATATTATGGAATACACCCATAAGACGCTAAAGAATTTAGGTCTGGAGCAAATAGACCTTATGCAATTTCATACATGGGATGATGTTTGGAGCGACAGAGAAGAATGGCAACGCGCTATTGAAGATCTAAAGACTTCAGGTAAAGTTGCAGCAATGGGTATTAGTATGAACCGCTGGGAGCCAGAAAATGGAATAATAACTTTAAAAACAGGATTATTAGATGCCGTACAAGTCATTTATAACATATTTGACCAAGCACCAATAGATACGCTTTTTCCGCTTTGTAAAGCGCTCGATATTGCTACAATAGCGCGTGTGCCTTTTGATGAAGGTACATTGACCGGAACTATGACCAAGGAAACTACGTTCCCCGAAGGCGATTGGCGAGGTACTTATTTTGTACCTGAAAATTTAATTTCTTCGGTAGAACATGCCGATGCTTTACGCCCTTTAATACCTGAAGGTATGACCATGGCAGAAATGGCATTGCGTTTTATACTAATGAACGATAATGTAGGTACTACCATACCGGGTATGCGTAAGCAACGTAATGTTTTGGCTAACACTGCCACTAGTGATGGTAAATTATTATCTAATGAACTGTATGAAGAATTAAAAAAGCACCGTTGGGATAGAGTACCGACTTCTTGGTCGCAGTAG
- a CDS encoding alpha/beta hydrolase-fold protein, producing the protein MRKILLVLVVVAFVMGCSEPPKLEHKFTIDVSYSAEVDSLAKDGRLLLMLSSDDSDEPRFQINDGLNTQLIFGMNVENWAKDSVLTFDETVFGYPYESLKDVPPGEYNVQALLNVYETFNLSTGHTVKLPMDNGEGQQWQKSPGNLYSKPFKIRVASNGFENVSVDLDQVIAPIAEPEDTKWLKHVKVKSEKLSEFWGRDIFLGAHVLLPKGFEEHPEAKYPLMVFHGHFPSDFGGFRTTPPDPKMKPEYSERFSLEGYNVIEQQEAYDFYKRWNEPDFPRFIIIEIQHPTPYYDDSYAVNSANQGPYGDAITYELIPEIEKQFRGMGEGWSRFLYGGSTGGWEALAVQVKYPDEYNGCFAACPDPIDFRAYTLTNIYEDENAYFYKSAHKTLEVPSHRNYLGQIQSTLRQGNHLELVLGDKSRSGQQWDIWEATYSPQGDDGYPERIWDKKTGDIDPKVAEYWKENFDLRHILERDWDKLGDNLKGKIHIYCGDMDNYYLNNAVYLMEDFLESTTEPYYEGEVLYGDRDEHCWNGDPDQPNAITRLRYNSMYVPKIMERIEKSAPKGADLTSWRYK; encoded by the coding sequence ATGAGAAAAATTCTTTTGGTTCTAGTGGTCGTAGCTTTTGTAATGGGGTGCTCAGAACCTCCTAAATTAGAGCATAAGTTTACAATTGATGTCAGTTATTCAGCTGAGGTAGATTCTTTGGCAAAAGATGGTAGGTTACTACTAATGCTTTCTTCCGATGATAGCGATGAACCAAGGTTTCAAATTAATGACGGACTTAACACGCAACTCATTTTCGGAATGAATGTGGAGAATTGGGCTAAAGATTCTGTGCTTACGTTCGATGAAACTGTATTCGGTTATCCGTACGAAAGCTTAAAAGATGTACCACCAGGGGAATATAATGTGCAGGCACTTTTGAACGTGTATGAAACTTTTAACCTTTCTACCGGTCATACAGTTAAGTTACCGATGGATAATGGTGAGGGACAGCAATGGCAAAAATCACCAGGTAATTTATATAGCAAACCATTCAAAATTAGAGTTGCCAGTAACGGCTTTGAAAATGTGTCGGTTGATTTGGATCAAGTGATTGCGCCAATTGCAGAGCCAGAAGACACCAAGTGGTTAAAACATGTTAAGGTGAAGTCTGAAAAGCTTTCTGAGTTTTGGGGAAGAGATATTTTCTTAGGAGCTCATGTGTTGCTCCCAAAGGGATTTGAAGAACATCCGGAAGCTAAGTACCCGCTAATGGTATTTCACGGACATTTTCCTTCCGATTTTGGCGGATTCAGAACTACGCCTCCAGATCCTAAAATGAAGCCAGAATATTCTGAACGATTTAGTTTAGAAGGTTATAATGTTATAGAACAGCAAGAAGCCTACGATTTTTATAAGCGATGGAACGAACCAGATTTCCCTCGTTTTATCATTATAGAGATTCAGCATCCTACACCATATTATGATGATTCTTATGCGGTAAACTCCGCGAATCAAGGTCCGTATGGCGATGCGATTACCTATGAGCTAATCCCTGAAATAGAAAAGCAGTTCAGAGGAATGGGCGAGGGGTGGTCTCGTTTTCTTTATGGTGGATCAACCGGTGGTTGGGAAGCTTTGGCGGTACAGGTAAAATACCCAGATGAGTACAATGGTTGCTTTGCGGCATGCCCAGATCCTATAGATTTTAGAGCATATACCTTAACGAATATCTACGAAGATGAAAATGCTTATTTCTATAAGAGTGCACATAAAACTTTAGAAGTGCCATCGCATCGTAATTACCTAGGTCAAATTCAATCTACCTTAAGACAAGGAAATCATTTGGAATTGGTATTAGGCGATAAATCGAGATCCGGACAACAATGGGATATTTGGGAGGCAACCTATTCGCCGCAAGGTGATGATGGTTACCCTGAGCGAATTTGGGATAAAAAGACCGGCGATATCGATCCTAAGGTAGCTGAATACTGGAAAGAGAATTTCGACTTAAGACATATTCTTGAACGCGATTGGGATAAATTGGGTGATAACCTAAAAGGGAAAATTCATATCTATTGTGGCGATATGGACAACTACTATCTAAACAATGCAGTGTATTTAATGGAAGATTTCTTGGAGAGTACTACCGAACCTTATTATGAAGGAGAGGTATTGTATGGCGATCGAGATGAACATTGTTGGAACGGAGACCCAGACCAACCTAATGCGATTACTCGTTTAAGATACAACAGCATGTACGTACCAAAGATTATGGAGCGTATAGAGAAAAGTGCACCTAAAGGGGCAGATTTGACAAGTTGGAGGTATAAGTAA
- a CDS encoding bifunctional 5,10-methylenetetrahydrofolate dehydrogenase/5,10-methenyltetrahydrofolate cyclohydrolase — translation MELLDGKKVSNEIKEEIKAEVAKMRERGEKVPHLAAIIVGSDGASLTYVGSKVRSCERIGFESTLIQMPSTTSEQELLNKIKELNVDDNIDGFIVQLPLPEQIDTQKVIMAVDPDKDVDGFHPTNFGKMALDMSTFIPATPFGILELLERYKVDTKGKHTVVIGRSHIVGRPMSILMGRKGWPGNSTVTLTHSHTKNITQIISQADIVISALGVPKFLKAEMVKDDAVVIDVGITRVPDETKEKGYYITGDVDFENVSKKASFITPVPGGVGPMTIAMLLKNTLLARERHRSRN, via the coding sequence ATGGAATTATTGGATGGTAAAAAAGTATCCAACGAAATAAAAGAAGAGATCAAGGCAGAGGTTGCCAAGATGAGAGAACGTGGTGAAAAAGTACCACACTTAGCAGCAATTATTGTTGGTAGTGATGGTGCTAGTTTAACCTATGTAGGTAGTAAAGTGCGTTCTTGTGAGCGTATCGGTTTTGAATCTACTTTAATTCAAATGCCGAGTACCACTTCTGAACAAGAATTATTGAACAAGATTAAAGAATTGAACGTTGATGATAATATCGACGGCTTTATTGTTCAATTGCCTTTACCAGAGCAAATAGATACTCAAAAGGTAATTATGGCCGTAGATCCAGATAAAGATGTGGACGGATTTCACCCTACCAACTTCGGTAAAATGGCGTTGGATATGAGTACGTTCATACCTGCTACTCCGTTCGGTATTCTTGAGTTGTTAGAACGTTATAAGGTAGATACTAAAGGTAAACATACCGTAGTTATTGGTCGTAGCCATATTGTGGGTAGACCAATGAGTATTTTAATGGGTAGAAAAGGATGGCCAGGTAACTCGACCGTAACACTTACCCATAGCCACACTAAAAATATTACGCAGATTATTTCGCAGGCAGATATTGTTATCTCTGCATTAGGGGTGCCAAAATTCTTGAAAGCAGAAATGGTAAAAGATGATGCTGTAGTAATTGATGTAGGTATTACTAGAGTACCAGACGAAACTAAAGAAAAAGGATATTATATTACAGGTGATGTTGATTTTGAAAATGTAAGTAAAAAAGCATCGTTTATTACTCCTGTTCCTGGTGGTGTTGGTCCTATGACGATTGCAATGTTGTTAAAAAATACATTGTTAGCTCGTGAGAGACATAGAAGTAGAAACTAA
- the ffh gene encoding signal recognition particle protein, with translation MFDNLSDKLDKALHVLKGHGQITEINVAETTKEVRRALLDADVNFKIAKEFTNRVKEKALGQDVLTTLQPGQLMVKIVKDELTQLMGGESEGINLSGNPSIILMSGLQGSGKTTFSGKLANFLKTKKSKKPLLVACDVYRPAAIDQLNVVGEQIGVPVYSDRENTDPVSIAKAGVAKAKAEGFNVVIIDTAGRLAVDEKMMAEISDIHKAIQPQETLFVVDSMTGQDAVNTAKAFNDILNFDGVILTKLDGDTRGGAAISIKSVVDKPIKFIGTGEKMEAIDIFYPSRMADRILGMGDVISLVERAQEQFDEDEARKIQKKIAKNKFGFDDFLSQIQQIKKMGNMKDLMGMIPGAGKALKGLDIDDDAFKHIEAIIYSMTPEERSTPSKLNASRKKRIAKGAGREVQEINQLLKQFDQMSKMMKMMQGGGGKKMMQMMGAMKGMK, from the coding sequence ATGTTCGATAATTTAAGCGATAAGCTAGATAAGGCTTTACATGTACTAAAAGGACATGGTCAGATTACAGAAATTAATGTTGCAGAGACTACCAAAGAAGTACGCCGAGCCTTATTGGATGCGGATGTTAACTTTAAAATAGCCAAAGAATTTACCAATAGGGTAAAAGAAAAGGCATTGGGGCAAGATGTATTGACCACGTTACAACCTGGTCAGTTAATGGTCAAGATTGTAAAAGATGAATTAACTCAATTAATGGGTGGTGAGTCTGAAGGTATTAATCTGTCTGGCAATCCGTCTATTATTTTAATGTCCGGTTTGCAGGGTTCTGGTAAGACTACCTTTTCTGGTAAGCTTGCAAATTTCCTGAAAACTAAAAAATCTAAAAAGCCATTGTTGGTTGCTTGTGATGTATATCGTCCGGCAGCAATAGATCAGTTAAATGTAGTTGGTGAACAAATTGGTGTTCCTGTATATTCTGATAGAGAAAATACAGATCCGGTTTCTATCGCCAAGGCTGGTGTTGCAAAAGCAAAGGCAGAAGGTTTTAATGTAGTTATTATTGATACCGCTGGTCGTTTAGCTGTAGATGAGAAAATGATGGCAGAGATATCTGACATTCATAAAGCGATTCAGCCGCAAGAGACTTTGTTCGTAGTAGATTCTATGACGGGTCAAGATGCTGTGAATACAGCAAAAGCCTTCAACGATATCTTGAATTTTGATGGCGTTATCTTAACCAAATTAGATGGTGATACCCGTGGTGGTGCCGCTATATCTATTAAATCGGTTGTAGATAAGCCAATTAAATTCATTGGTACTGGTGAGAAGATGGAAGCTATCGATATCTTCTATCCATCACGTATGGCAGATCGTATTTTGGGCATGGGTGATGTTATTTCACTTGTAGAAAGAGCTCAAGAACAGTTTGATGAAGATGAAGCTAGAAAGATTCAAAAGAAAATTGCCAAAAATAAATTCGGATTCGATGATTTCCTGAGTCAAATTCAGCAAATTAAGAAGATGGGTAATATGAAAGACCTTATGGGGATGATTCCTGGTGCAGGAAAAGCCTTAAAAGGTTTGGATATTGATGATGATGCCTTCAAGCATATTGAAGCTATTATTTATTCAATGACTCCAGAAGAACGTTCTACGCCTTCTAAATTAAATGCAAGTAGAAAAAAACGTATTGCAAAAGGTGCAGGTAGAGAAGTTCAAGAAATCAATCAGCTTTTAAAGCAATTTGATCAAATGAGCAAGATGATGAAAATGATGCAAGGCGGCGGCGGTAAGAAGATGATGCAGATGATGGGTGCCATGAAAGGAATGAAATAA